The following are from one region of the Thermoproteus uzoniensis 768-20 genome:
- a CDS encoding metallophosphoesterase, which yields MLLGVVSDTHDDWAAIRSIGKLFREAGVSAVVHAGDWTSPFSMLKMRRALGADVPIYTVLGNNEGDLFAMAVKAAEMDVKVLGEAGLIEMGGRRVGVYHGTSRLLVEAMARSGMFDVVIYGHTHRVDVGRLNGTLVLNPGEACGCATERRTVALLDLEALKVDILDI from the coding sequence GTGTTGCTGGGCGTTGTGTCGGACACCCACGACGATTGGGCCGCCATAAGGAGCATCGGGAAGCTGTTCAGGGAGGCCGGCGTGTCGGCCGTGGTGCACGCCGGCGACTGGACATCGCCGTTTAGCATGTTGAAGATGCGCCGGGCGCTCGGCGCGGACGTCCCTATATATACCGTCTTGGGCAACAACGAGGGGGATCTCTTTGCCATGGCCGTGAAGGCCGCCGAGATGGACGTGAAGGTCCTGGGCGAGGCGGGTTTGATCGAGATGGGCGGCAGGAGGGTAGGGGTATACCACGGCACGTCTAGGCTTCTCGTCGAGGCCATGGCCAGGTCCGGCATGTTCGACGTGGTTATCTACGGCCATACCCACAGAGTCGACGTGGGCAGGTTGAACGGGACCTTGGTCCTCAACCCAGGCGAGGCGTGCGGCTGCGCTACTGAGAGGAGGACCGTGGCGTTGCTCGATCTGGAGGCCTTGAAGGTTGATATCTTGGACATATGA
- a CDS encoding chromatin protein Cren7, with translation MSDLLDREFVVEVGGEKYRLKPEKIWVLQPPGKPGVVIALFKTPDGKKVRKVVARLPP, from the coding sequence GTGTCGGATTTGCTGGATAGGGAGTTCGTGGTGGAGGTGGGCGGCGAGAAGTATCGCCTCAAGCCGGAGAAGATCTGGGTGCTCCAGCCTCCGGGGAAGCCCGGCGTCGTAATTGCGCTTTTCAAGACCCCCGACGGGAAGAAAGTGAGGAAAGTCGTGGCCAGACTACCTCCATAG
- a CDS encoding MarC family protein: MQPFSLVDALVGAAQLYAIIDPLGAIPLLAVLPNYERMYPRFLKLVAVTVPSLLLLFALGGPYIFYIFNININGFRAAGGILLLVIAVDILREGAPRTMGINPEDYVIVPIITPMLVGPGAITSVMVMATYYNPLSLVLAIAVASALTYATMRYSLLLIKLVGSNTLKIFSRFFSLIVAAWAVQLIADGFLGLIKS, encoded by the coding sequence ATGCAACCGTTTTCGTTGGTGGACGCCTTAGTGGGCGCGGCCCAGCTCTACGCCATAATCGATCCTCTGGGCGCGATACCTCTGCTGGCGGTCTTGCCCAACTACGAGAGGATGTATCCCCGTTTCCTCAAGCTCGTGGCGGTGACGGTGCCGTCCCTCCTCCTGCTGTTCGCCCTGGGCGGCCCCTATATATTCTACATCTTCAACATAAACATCAACGGCTTTAGGGCAGCCGGCGGCATACTGCTCCTCGTCATAGCGGTCGATATATTGAGGGAGGGGGCGCCCCGCACCATGGGCATAAACCCCGAGGACTACGTGATCGTGCCCATAATCACGCCCATGTTGGTGGGGCCCGGCGCCATAACCTCGGTCATGGTCATGGCCACGTACTACAACCCGCTCTCGCTGGTGCTCGCCATAGCCGTCGCCTCGGCGCTGACCTACGCCACGATGAGGTACTCCCTTCTGCTAATCAAGCTCGTCGGGAGCAATACTCTCAAGATATTCTCGAGGTTCTTCAGCCTCATAGTGGCCGCCTGGGCTGTACAGCTCATCGCGGACGGCTTCCTCGGCTTAATAAAGTCCTGA
- the aprA gene encoding adenylyl-sulfate reductase subunit alpha has translation MSALHFPTKIVDTDILVIGGGMAGCGAVFEAKYWCRGRCKVTLVEKAKTEKSGAVGMGLSAANLGVFSEDPDDPKPEDFVRYVRNEFFGIVREDLVYDIARHMTSTIKLFDSWGLPLWRDPKTGKFLRTGRWQHPVHGESYKAIVAEACLKSADEVYERVLITHPLLDERVPNRIAGAVGFHVRDGTFYVFRAKAVIVAAGGASLVYRPRSTAEGLGRTWYPTWASGSAYAIPILAGAETTSMEARLVVVRFKDAYGPVGFPYLLLKMRSTDVHGKQWEPLPDEAREEFKKLYGKYAEARPTPTLLRVLVTERNLMMGRGPDLMQTQERLKTDEDLETLYEDYLDMTPTQAFLWAGQNIHPEKRPSELVPTEPYVQGSHASPSGMWASGPADLAPPEYRWGPNRMLTVEGLFGAGDTVGASGHKFSSGSFTEGRIAGKSAARYVLTQAKDYKPTVSDDTIERYKEIVYRPMEWYHANRPLTTTPEMPPQLTNWFEIHPNYLNWFQLLNRLMKIMDEYAAGWGMHYITNDYMLGRAWELLTMLEEDFRFAAAASLHELLRVWEFYHRLLVAQAVVQSMMARKETRFPGYYVNADHPNLDEENWHVFVNARRDPKTGQWSVRTVPVIHIIP, from the coding sequence ATGTCGGCGCTCCACTTCCCCACCAAGATAGTCGACACCGACATCTTAGTCATAGGCGGCGGCATGGCCGGTTGCGGCGCCGTGTTCGAGGCGAAGTACTGGTGCAGGGGCAGATGCAAGGTGACGCTTGTCGAGAAGGCCAAGACCGAGAAGTCGGGGGCCGTGGGCATGGGCCTCTCCGCGGCAAACCTAGGCGTCTTCTCGGAGGATCCGGACGACCCCAAGCCAGAGGACTTCGTCCGCTACGTTAGGAACGAGTTCTTCGGCATAGTGCGCGAGGACTTGGTGTACGACATAGCGCGCCACATGACGTCGACCATAAAACTGTTCGACTCCTGGGGCCTGCCGCTGTGGAGGGACCCCAAGACAGGCAAGTTCTTGAGGACGGGGAGGTGGCAACACCCGGTCCACGGCGAGTCGTACAAGGCCATTGTGGCCGAGGCTTGCCTAAAATCGGCCGACGAGGTCTACGAGAGGGTCCTAATAACCCATCCTTTGCTGGACGAGAGAGTCCCCAACAGAATCGCAGGCGCCGTTGGCTTCCACGTTAGGGACGGCACCTTCTACGTCTTTAGAGCCAAAGCGGTTATAGTAGCGGCGGGAGGCGCCTCACTGGTCTACCGCCCGAGATCCACCGCCGAGGGTCTGGGCAGGACTTGGTACCCCACCTGGGCGTCGGGTTCGGCGTATGCCATACCCATCCTCGCGGGGGCCGAGACCACGTCCATGGAGGCGCGCCTGGTCGTGGTCAGGTTCAAGGACGCCTACGGCCCCGTCGGGTTCCCCTATCTGCTCCTCAAGATGAGGTCCACCGACGTCCACGGCAAGCAGTGGGAGCCTCTGCCCGACGAGGCCAGAGAGGAGTTCAAGAAGCTCTACGGGAAATACGCCGAGGCTAGGCCGACCCCGACGCTTCTGCGCGTGCTCGTGACGGAGCGCAACTTGATGATGGGCAGAGGGCCCGACCTAATGCAGACGCAGGAGAGGCTGAAGACCGACGAGGACCTAGAGACGCTCTACGAGGACTACCTCGACATGACGCCCACGCAGGCGTTCTTGTGGGCAGGCCAGAACATACACCCTGAGAAGAGGCCCTCGGAGCTGGTCCCCACAGAGCCTTACGTCCAGGGTAGCCACGCGTCGCCCAGCGGCATGTGGGCGTCCGGCCCGGCCGACCTCGCGCCGCCTGAGTACAGGTGGGGCCCCAACAGGATGTTGACTGTCGAGGGGCTGTTCGGCGCTGGAGACACCGTGGGGGCGTCGGGTCACAAGTTCAGTAGCGGGTCGTTCACCGAGGGGAGGATAGCCGGCAAGTCGGCGGCCCGATATGTGTTGACGCAAGCAAAGGACTACAAGCCCACCGTAAGCGACGACACGATCGAGCGGTATAAGGAAATAGTCTACAGGCCCATGGAGTGGTACCACGCGAATAGGCCGTTGACGACGACGCCGGAGATGCCGCCCCAGCTCACCAACTGGTTCGAGATACACCCGAACTACCTCAACTGGTTCCAGCTGTTGAACCGCCTCATGAAGATAATGGACGAGTACGCGGCGGGCTGGGGCATGCACTACATAACCAACGACTACATGCTGGGCCGCGCCTGGGAGTTGTTGACCATGTTGGAGGAGGACTTCCGCTTCGCCGCAGCCGCAAGCCTCCACGAGCTGCTCCGCGTCTGGGAGTTCTACCACCGCCTACTGGTGGCCCAGGCGGTGGTCCAGTCCATGATGGCGCGTAAGGAGACGAGGTTCCCCGGCTACTACGTAAACGCGGACCACCCCAACCTCGACGAGGAGAACTGGCACGTGTTCGTGAACGCGAGGAGAGATCCCAAGACCGGCCAGTGGAGCGTGAGGACGGTCCCCGTCATCCACATAATACCTTGA
- a CDS encoding Clp1/GlmU family protein: MFSLELPSDTAALVRGPARVDCVGGCRVFGGFFESFYVPPYKQYPVEGPASLKIDGGSVVFLRGSPIPEDWRLSLEGVVMLVGPTDSGKSGLSTYLVNTHVDRGGVCVVDADVGQSDIGPPGFVTCACTSEPAPHISELKPLDGYYVGSVNLQGMEELLVAGVVRCLRRVSAPLVLINTPGWTTGRGIQLLRALADAAEARVVNVGERILPGPTASRPGHIYPRSPQERRELRNLAYKKHISLKGEATAPAEALSPCRWEGGLVCPWGRYVPGDVERPEGKGRDYVVPRPYLRHILAGLYKAGRLAGYGVVERISDEGISLYTTAEDFDEVRIGKIRLDPQRLEELDPLP, encoded by the coding sequence GTGTTCTCGCTGGAGTTGCCCTCTGACACGGCGGCGTTGGTCAGAGGCCCGGCGCGCGTGGACTGCGTAGGTGGCTGTAGGGTCTTCGGCGGATTTTTCGAGAGCTTCTACGTGCCGCCGTACAAGCAGTATCCCGTCGAGGGGCCCGCCTCCCTCAAGATAGACGGCGGATCTGTCGTGTTCCTGAGGGGCTCGCCGATTCCGGAGGACTGGAGGCTCTCGCTCGAAGGCGTCGTCATGTTGGTAGGCCCCACGGACTCCGGGAAGAGCGGGCTCTCGACATATCTAGTGAACACGCACGTGGATAGGGGCGGCGTCTGCGTGGTGGACGCCGACGTCGGGCAGTCCGACATAGGCCCGCCGGGCTTCGTGACCTGCGCCTGCACCTCGGAGCCCGCGCCGCACATATCTGAGCTGAAGCCGCTGGACGGATACTACGTGGGCTCCGTCAACCTCCAGGGGATGGAGGAGCTCCTCGTCGCAGGCGTCGTGCGTTGTCTGAGGCGCGTCTCGGCGCCGCTCGTCCTGATCAACACGCCAGGGTGGACGACGGGGAGGGGGATCCAGCTTCTGAGAGCGCTGGCCGACGCCGCCGAGGCCCGCGTGGTCAACGTGGGGGAGAGGATCCTCCCGGGGCCGACCGCCTCGAGGCCGGGCCACATCTACCCGCGGAGCCCCCAGGAGAGGAGGGAGCTGAGGAATCTAGCCTACAAGAAACACATATCCCTCAAGGGGGAGGCGACGGCGCCGGCGGAGGCCTTGTCGCCCTGCCGTTGGGAAGGCGGCTTGGTCTGTCCGTGGGGGAGGTACGTGCCGGGCGACGTGGAGAGGCCTGAGGGGAAGGGCCGGGACTACGTCGTGCCGCGCCCCTATCTGAGGCACATCCTCGCCGGGCTTTATAAGGCGGGCAGGCTGGCGGGCTACGGCGTGGTGGAGAGGATCTCCGATGAGGGGATCTCGCTCTACACAACCGCCGAGGACTTCGACGAGGTGAGGATAGGCAAGATACGGCTGGATCCCCAGAGGCTCGAGGAGCTGGATCCCCTCCCCTAA
- a CDS encoding cytochrome ubiquinol oxidase subunit I, which produces MAISTGDGAVDALYLHTASADNALVVSTFGIYLHAAFVSLTLGFPLAILAWLIEWYRTGDGLYLKYAKTLTAVWAVNFALGVVTGTVVEFGLLDIWPTSILLFSSSGFVPLFYEATIAFIGEAVLVGLFVMAVGRWRARYTLSILLAAWALGSLSGYFILTVNAWMNVPWGVGGIPRALYPFLPTYGPDAANLTSALTLAALVMNHTLAGAGSAALANVNFTQAVGPFFADPWLPLANPDAISTTVHTLLAAYAVGVGAVALALSARYLRTRDEKYLKLLKPLLWIMAVVVLAQPISGHFMGEDVVAYQPLKFTASVALTGGQAVYGYSFNDPIEALFAYGNPNHPIYGFQYYLQQCGALGNATFGQLYRQLDPQALGYLGPLANATLAQNCEAAVLSLEPLAPLVSAMYYTMVGSGILLAIAALLVLLTYLVRAPVLSAIADFINFKLLGRLLGKDNVLPFLASAMAVLSAVAASAGWAAREVGRQPWTVYGLFTTNEVVTSVDVTPGFAAFVVLVLAAIAALGAAAMYYTATRPGLIDKLRGSHE; this is translated from the coding sequence ATGGCAATCTCGACCGGAGACGGGGCCGTCGACGCCCTATATCTACACACGGCGAGCGCCGACAACGCCCTCGTCGTCTCGACGTTCGGCATATACCTACACGCGGCCTTCGTGTCCCTCACCTTGGGCTTCCCTCTCGCCATACTCGCGTGGCTGATCGAGTGGTACAGGACGGGGGACGGGCTCTACCTCAAATACGCCAAGACCCTCACGGCGGTGTGGGCCGTCAACTTCGCCCTCGGCGTAGTGACGGGCACCGTAGTCGAGTTCGGCCTCCTCGACATATGGCCGACCAGCATTCTGCTCTTCTCGTCCTCGGGCTTCGTGCCGCTGTTCTACGAGGCCACGATAGCGTTCATAGGCGAGGCCGTCCTCGTCGGGCTCTTCGTCATGGCCGTGGGGAGGTGGCGGGCCAGATACACATTGTCCATACTTCTGGCCGCCTGGGCCCTAGGATCGCTCTCCGGCTACTTCATCCTGACCGTCAACGCCTGGATGAATGTCCCCTGGGGCGTAGGCGGGATACCGAGAGCCCTCTATCCCTTCCTGCCGACCTACGGCCCAGACGCGGCCAACCTCACGTCGGCGTTGACCCTGGCCGCGCTCGTCATGAACCACACGCTCGCCGGGGCGGGCTCCGCCGCGTTGGCCAACGTGAACTTCACCCAGGCTGTGGGGCCCTTCTTCGCCGACCCCTGGCTACCGCTCGCAAACCCCGACGCTATCAGCACCACCGTCCATACACTGCTCGCGGCCTACGCGGTGGGCGTCGGGGCCGTGGCGCTGGCCCTATCGGCTAGGTATCTTAGGACGAGGGACGAGAAGTACCTTAAGCTCCTCAAGCCACTCCTCTGGATAATGGCCGTAGTGGTCTTGGCTCAGCCCATATCTGGCCACTTCATGGGCGAGGACGTGGTGGCGTACCAGCCCCTCAAGTTCACCGCCTCGGTGGCCCTCACCGGGGGGCAGGCGGTGTACGGCTACTCCTTCAACGACCCCATAGAGGCGCTCTTTGCCTACGGCAACCCCAACCACCCGATATACGGCTTCCAGTACTACCTCCAGCAATGCGGCGCGTTGGGCAACGCCACGTTCGGCCAGCTCTACCGGCAACTGGATCCGCAGGCGCTGGGGTACCTCGGGCCGCTGGCTAACGCCACGCTGGCCCAGAACTGCGAGGCCGCCGTCCTCTCGCTCGAGCCCTTGGCCCCTCTAGTCAGCGCGATGTACTACACGATGGTCGGATCCGGCATACTGCTGGCTATCGCCGCCCTCCTCGTCCTCCTCACCTATCTGGTCAGGGCGCCTGTCCTCTCGGCCATAGCCGACTTCATAAACTTCAAGTTGCTCGGCAGGCTCTTGGGCAAGGACAACGTGCTCCCCTTCCTGGCCTCGGCCATGGCGGTGCTGTCGGCTGTCGCGGCGAGCGCCGGCTGGGCGGCGAGGGAGGTGGGCAGACAGCCCTGGACCGTATACGGCCTCTTCACCACTAACGAGGTCGTGACCAGCGTCGACGTGACGCCGGGCTTCGCCGCCTTCGTCGTCCTCGTGCTGGCCGCAATAGCGGCCCTAGGCGCCGCGGCCATGTACTACACGGCGACGAGGCCCGGGCTTATAGACAAGTTGAGGGGGAGCCATGAATAG
- a CDS encoding cytochrome ubiquinol oxidase subunit I — protein sequence MNSAFLSFVLLGFFLEMHLVFVNVIIGAAILTVLVRYLAYRRNDARLDALARDMFRLMVATDLFAGVWATILTVYMASAFPSMTAIFMKADFYPIAIALVGIVASIPLIAAYWHLWGRIGPRTHSALGIPLAASVLLVPIGFRYLFAELDYPQFIKPGFSPIDAFANPIYPPLIAHTIIGAVDIGAFVLAAVLAARKNPDLYGVRLSLGVGLALLAPQAVAGGYYFAALAKYDPYIAANVAGPLLGYDSPSGLFYPAFYAAVALAVALGLIATYAFYQATKGKAPRATAVAAGVLAEAVMILMEYVNDGARYPYMFVTGNGGIPAAQLVNQLIQMPPAAIYVALGSTLFFTALFSIAFYYAVVKRLLPED from the coding sequence ATGAATAGCGCCTTCCTCTCCTTCGTCCTCCTCGGATTCTTCCTAGAGATGCATCTTGTTTTTGTCAACGTGATAATAGGCGCCGCGATCTTGACAGTCCTCGTCAGATACCTAGCCTACAGGCGCAACGACGCGAGGCTGGACGCCCTCGCCCGCGACATGTTCAGGCTCATGGTCGCCACCGACCTATTCGCCGGGGTCTGGGCCACCATACTGACGGTATACATGGCGTCTGCCTTCCCCTCCATGACGGCCATATTCATGAAGGCCGACTTCTACCCCATCGCCATAGCCCTAGTGGGCATAGTGGCGAGCATACCGTTGATAGCCGCCTACTGGCACCTCTGGGGCAGAATAGGGCCGAGGACCCACAGCGCGTTGGGCATACCCCTCGCCGCATCGGTCCTGTTGGTGCCCATAGGCTTCAGGTACCTATTCGCCGAGCTCGACTACCCCCAGTTCATTAAGCCGGGCTTCAGCCCCATAGACGCCTTCGCAAACCCCATATACCCGCCCCTCATAGCCCACACCATAATAGGCGCAGTGGACATCGGCGCGTTCGTCCTCGCCGCGGTGCTCGCCGCCAGGAAAAACCCGGACCTATACGGCGTGAGGCTATCGCTCGGCGTCGGCCTAGCCCTCCTGGCGCCCCAAGCCGTGGCCGGCGGCTACTACTTCGCGGCGCTGGCCAAATACGACCCGTATATAGCCGCCAACGTCGCCGGGCCCCTCCTCGGCTACGACTCGCCCAGCGGCTTGTTCTACCCCGCGTTCTACGCCGCCGTGGCGCTGGCCGTCGCGCTGGGGCTGATAGCCACCTACGCGTTCTACCAAGCAACTAAAGGCAAGGCGCCCAGGGCAACCGCCGTGGCCGCAGGCGTGTTGGCCGAGGCCGTCATGATCCTCATGGAGTACGTCAACGACGGGGCGAGGTACCCCTACATGTTCGTCACGGGAAACGGCGGCATACCCGCCGCGCAGTTGGTCAACCAGCTGATCCAGATGCCGCCGGCCGCCATCTACGTCGCCCTGGGCTCCACGCTGTTCTTCACAGCCCTATTCAGCATAGCCTTCTACTACGCGGTGGTGAAGAGACTACTGCCCGAGGACTAG
- a CDS encoding type II toxin-antitoxin system VapC family toxin, which yields MEIAADASAIAALFLPEDKSAVIEKLFGQAEAIHTLDLAAYEVLNAVWKYARRGVIGRRLAEEIETELLDLLRTLYIHRYEEVLPDALKLALEKDVTVYDAAYVALAQKLGAPLLTLDRRLAEEFPRLAYMP from the coding sequence ATGGAGATAGCCGCTGATGCCTCGGCTATCGCCGCCCTCTTCTTGCCGGAGGACAAAAGCGCCGTCATTGAGAAGCTGTTCGGGCAGGCTGAGGCTATACATACGCTGGATCTAGCCGCCTACGAGGTGCTGAACGCAGTGTGGAAATACGCCAGGAGAGGCGTTATAGGCAGGAGGCTAGCCGAGGAGATTGAGACGGAGCTTCTGGATCTGCTCAGGACCTTGTACATCCACCGCTACGAGGAGGTGCTTCCCGACGCCCTCAAGTTAGCCTTAGAAAAAGACGTCACTGTATACGACGCCGCATATGTGGCTCTTGCCCAGAAGCTGGGCGCGCCTCTGTTGACGTTAGACAGGAGACTGGCCGAGGAGTTCCCCCGCCTGGCCTACATGCCCTAG
- a CDS encoding winged helix-turn-helix domain-containing protein gives MVLKIIERCGLGSDRLMRDILGYIVVNGPATAYRIARDMNIHFAQAYRKVKRLERFRLVRRVDGGRGDVFEATVRGLVACYYYSCADRRVVAARLARGVDREAVSRFLDAYFQYAGECAPVDDLPLMVFYAVSVGVPMGYVADLLPLLRPICSIVSAAVPEIETAK, from the coding sequence GTGGTCCTCAAGATCATCGAGAGGTGCGGCTTGGGGTCCGACCGGCTCATGAGGGATATATTGGGCTATATAGTTGTGAACGGGCCCGCGACGGCGTACAGAATCGCCCGCGACATGAACATACATTTCGCCCAGGCCTATAGGAAGGTCAAGAGGCTTGAGAGGTTTAGGCTGGTGAGGAGGGTCGACGGCGGGCGCGGCGACGTCTTCGAGGCCACTGTGAGGGGCCTCGTGGCGTGTTACTACTACTCGTGCGCCGACAGGCGGGTCGTCGCGGCGCGGCTGGCCCGCGGCGTAGATAGGGAGGCCGTGAGCCGGTTCTTGGACGCGTATTTCCAGTATGCCGGCGAGTGCGCGCCTGTCGACGACCTGCCTCTCATGGTTTTCTACGCGGTGTCGGTAGGCGTGCCGATGGGGTATGTGGCCGACCTCCTGCCGCTCTTGAGGCCTATCTGCTCCATCGTCTCGGCGGCTGTTCCCGAGATCGAAACCGCGAAATAG
- the aprB gene encoding adenylyl-sulfate reductase subunit beta produces MPTFVYASLCKGCGKCVDICPADNMQYNPKTRRAYNADPASCAECLNCVKYCPEHAVDVRSYADFVPLGARVGVIRDTKKNIIYWRLVFRDGTVLDYAIPIRTTPWGSAKGAADFPERQDLDSELLCCEDNPEWLGFKELPRPKELKYIKGPP; encoded by the coding sequence ATGCCAACATTTGTGTACGCCTCTCTTTGCAAGGGATGCGGCAAATGCGTCGATATATGTCCAGCGGACAACATGCAGTACAACCCGAAGACTAGGAGGGCCTATAACGCCGATCCGGCAAGTTGCGCCGAATGCCTCAACTGCGTGAAGTACTGCCCAGAGCACGCAGTCGACGTGAGGTCGTACGCCGATTTTGTGCCGCTGGGCGCCAGAGTCGGCGTGATAAGGGACACTAAGAAGAATATCATATACTGGCGCCTCGTGTTTAGAGACGGCACGGTGCTGGACTACGCAATACCGATAAGGACCACGCCTTGGGGCAGCGCCAAGGGGGCCGCGGACTTCCCGGAGAGGCAGGATCTAGACTCGGAACTGCTCTGTTGCGAGGACAACCCGGAGTGGCTGGGCTTCAAGGAGCTCCCGAGGCCTAAGGAGCTCAAATACATCAAGGGCCCGCCGTGA
- the sat gene encoding sulfate adenylyltransferase, translated as MPAPLEPHGGRLVYNVVEDRDRAAAMTAGLTKLEIEPTVGPDGAPIRNPYREIMSIAYGFFSPVEGFMTRNEVESILKERRLLSGWLFPFPLVFDIDEDKLKALGLKEGDKALLTLKGKPFAVLDIEEIWKLPDRKEFADAVFGTPEKNKEVVKRRFDEKHPGWLIYRSLKPVALAGRITVVNPPRFKEPYARFWMPPRESREYVARRGWRVVVAHQTRNVPHMGHEMLMKRAMFVAGGERPGDAVLVNAIIGAKRPGDYVDEAILEGHEALNKFGYFHKDRHLVTMTLWDMRYGNPLESILHGIIRQNMGATHHMFGRDHAATGEYYDPYATQILWTRGLPSYGINGPPHEIDKGLKIRPVNMGEFAYCPKCGEYTYLGISYGDVKEAPLCGHEPEKISGSFLRGLIIEGLRPPKVVMRPEVYDVIVKWWKVYGYPFVTDRYLKIKEGELEVEL; from the coding sequence ATGCCGGCGCCGTTGGAGCCCCACGGAGGGAGGCTAGTCTACAACGTCGTCGAGGATAGGGATAGGGCCGCCGCAATGACGGCAGGCTTGACGAAGCTCGAGATAGAGCCCACGGTGGGTCCCGACGGGGCGCCCATAAGGAACCCCTACCGCGAGATAATGTCGATAGCGTACGGCTTCTTCAGCCCTGTGGAGGGCTTCATGACGAGGAACGAGGTCGAGAGCATTTTGAAGGAGAGGCGCCTCCTCAGCGGCTGGCTGTTCCCCTTCCCGCTCGTTTTCGACATAGACGAGGACAAGCTGAAGGCGCTCGGGCTTAAGGAGGGCGACAAGGCCCTCTTGACTCTCAAGGGCAAGCCGTTCGCCGTCCTCGACATAGAGGAGATCTGGAAGCTCCCCGACCGCAAGGAGTTCGCCGACGCCGTGTTCGGGACCCCCGAGAAGAACAAGGAGGTCGTGAAGCGTAGATTCGACGAGAAGCACCCCGGCTGGCTCATATACCGCTCCCTCAAGCCCGTGGCCCTCGCCGGGCGGATCACGGTGGTGAACCCGCCCAGATTTAAGGAGCCCTACGCGAGGTTCTGGATGCCTCCGCGGGAGTCGCGGGAGTACGTCGCCAGGAGGGGCTGGCGCGTCGTGGTAGCGCACCAGACCCGCAACGTCCCCCATATGGGCCACGAGATGCTCATGAAGAGGGCCATGTTCGTGGCTGGGGGCGAAAGGCCCGGCGACGCCGTCCTCGTAAACGCCATAATAGGCGCTAAGAGGCCCGGCGACTACGTCGACGAGGCCATACTGGAGGGCCACGAGGCTCTGAACAAGTTCGGCTACTTCCACAAGGACAGACACCTAGTCACCATGACGCTGTGGGACATGAGGTACGGCAACCCCTTGGAGTCTATACTACACGGCATCATTAGGCAGAACATGGGGGCCACCCACCACATGTTCGGCCGGGACCACGCCGCGACGGGCGAGTACTACGACCCCTACGCAACCCAGATATTGTGGACGAGAGGCCTCCCCAGCTACGGCATAAACGGCCCGCCCCACGAGATCGACAAGGGGCTGAAGATCCGCCCTGTCAACATGGGCGAGTTCGCCTACTGCCCCAAGTGCGGCGAGTACACCTATCTGGGCATATCCTACGGCGACGTCAAGGAGGCTCCCCTATGCGGCCACGAGCCGGAGAAAATATCGGGCTCCTTCCTCAGAGGGCTGATCATAGAGGGTCTGAGGCCGCCGAAGGTCGTCATGAGGCCCGAGGTCTACGACGTGATAGTCAAGTGGTGGAAGGTCTACGGCTATCCCTTCGTCACGGATAGGTATCTAAAGATAAAAGAAGGCGAGCTGGAGGTGGAGCTATGA
- a CDS encoding sulfurtransferase TusA family protein — MRRYEVKGPCPELGVVLARLALEVPAGETAVLVSKWRYVVEDVRNSAQLLGIEVLSVSEGPDGVEVVVRRAKT, encoded by the coding sequence GTGAGGCGGTACGAGGTCAAGGGGCCCTGCCCCGAGCTGGGCGTGGTCCTCGCGCGGCTGGCCTTGGAGGTGCCTGCTGGCGAGACCGCAGTGTTGGTCAGCAAGTGGCGCTACGTCGTCGAGGACGTGAGGAACTCGGCCCAGCTACTCGGCATAGAGGTCCTGTCCGTATCGGAGGGGCCCGACGGCGTGGAGGTCGTGGTGAGGAGGGCTAAAACGTGA
- a CDS encoding DUF6955 family protein, whose protein sequence is MTYKIGLLIDEKRYEAIKGTPLASNLRSMFGGEIRILEVEVDDDLAKRILQEFPAARVDSRGFIEDLPVAFRRALFEAVAATKNAGREALEKVLQRMDEIKAAAAKEKEYVPPPA, encoded by the coding sequence ATGACGTACAAGATAGGCTTGCTGATAGACGAGAAGAGGTACGAGGCGATAAAGGGCACGCCGCTGGCCTCCAACCTGCGGTCCATGTTCGGCGGCGAGATAAGGATATTAGAGGTCGAGGTGGACGACGATCTGGCCAAGAGGATCCTCCAGGAGTTCCCCGCCGCCAGGGTCGACTCCAGAGGCTTCATAGAGGACCTCCCGGTCGCGTTCCGGAGAGCCCTCTTCGAGGCCGTGGCCGCCACCAAGAACGCCGGGAGGGAGGCCTTGGAGAAAGTCCTCCAGAGGATGGACGAGATCAAGGCGGCGGCCGCCAAGGAGAAAGAGTACGTGCCGCCTCCCGCGTAG